One genomic segment of Belonocnema kinseyi isolate 2016_QV_RU_SX_M_011 chromosome 2, B_treatae_v1, whole genome shotgun sequence includes these proteins:
- the LOC117167352 gene encoding uncharacterized protein LOC117167352, with protein MLPWKREDDYDSAHPIQQNEFPGWCSNKEYIAYSSPSATFLGGIEQPKIQSVIGLFRRESVGTSDTLDSHEIDECDEYTAMRFEKGGSPSNKPNDKKTQARRRGSMMELGAIASTAKEKSNKGSQSLPEYWNPHRLRFTSFSYSAKEPASLSTALITSSSNSSVDLEEED; from the exons ATGCTGCCTTGGAAACGAGAGGACGACTATGATTCCGCCCATCcaattcaacaaaatgaatttcctGGATGGTGCTCAAACAAAGAATACATAGCGTACAGTTCACCTTCAGCAACTTTTCTAG GAGGAATTGAACAACCAAAGATTCAATCTGTGATTGGTCTTTTCCGAAGAGAAAGTGTTGGTACTTCCGATACTTTAGATTCACATGAAATAGACGAATGCGACGAATACACAGCGATGAGATTCGAAAAAGGTGGCAGCCCTTCCAACAAGCCAA ATGATAAAAAGACTCAAGCGAGGCGACGTGGCTCGATGATGGAGCTCGGGGCCATAGCATCAACAGCGAAGGAAAAAAGCAACAAAGGATCTCAATCTCTACCCGAATATTGGAATCCTCACCGATTGCGATTTACTTCCTTCAGTTATTCTGCGAAGGAACCAGCAAGTCTTTCGACCGCTTTGATCACCTCTTCGTCCAACTCTTCGGTGGACCTCGAAGAAGAGGATTGA